The nucleotide window GAAATTGGGTTACCGTTATTTATTGTTTTTGTGCTAATGGCCATCTCTATCGGCGTTTATGAGTTGAGAAGAAAGATCAAATTCGCTGAAATACTCGAAGACTGGGAGCTTGAATATGGGCCCCAAAGGTTCTCCTACAAGGATCTCTTCATGACCACCAAGGGCTTCTCAGAGAAAGCGCTTCTTGGTGTCGGCGGCTTTGGTAGGGTGTACCGAGGCGTCCTACCAACGTCTGGGATTGAAGTTGCAGTCAAGAAAATCTCCCACGAATCACGGCAAGGAATGAAGGAGTTCATCGCGGAGATAGCCAGCATCGGACGGATCCGACACAAGAACTTAGTCCGGCTACTTGGATACTGCAGGCGGAAGGGAGAGCTCCTACTTGTCTATGATTTCATGCCAAACGGTAGTCTCGACAAGATGATCTTCGACCATTCAGAGTCAGTGCTACAATGGAAAAATCGGTTTCAGATAATCAAAGGAGTAGCTTCGGGTCTTCTCTATCTGCATGAAGATTGGGTGCAAGTAGTCCTTCATAGAGATATTAAAGCCAGTAATGTATTATTAGATCATGATTTAAATGGGATGTTGGGAGATTTTGGGCTGGCGAGATTGTATGATCATGGGACCGATCCTCAGACGACTCACATGGTCGGGACCTTTGGTTACATTGCACCGGAGCTGGCTAGGACGGGTAAGGCGACGACGAGCACTGATGTGTTTGCTTTTGGGGTCTTCATGCTGGAAGTAGCTTGTGGGCGGAGGCCAATATCATTGACGGCCACGTTGGTGGAGGAGCCGATCTTGATCGATCAGGTGCTGGAGCGTTTGAAGAGAGAAGCGATCTTAGAGGCGGCGGACCCGAAGTTGGGAGGTGATTATGTGGTGGAAGAGATGGAGCTGGTGTTGAAGGTTGGTTTGCTTTGTTCGCACCCGTTGGCTGCGTCCAGGCCGACTATACGGCAAGTGGTGCAGATTTTGGAGGGTGATGATTCGGTGCCGGAACTGTCACTTGATAATTTCAATAGTAATGAATATGCAGTGGACCATGATGAAGGTTTTGATGATCTTGTGATATTGTTTCCTTCGTTTGATGCTCAGTCTTTACTCTCTGGTGGCCGTTGATTGTATAGTATTAATGTAGATTTTATCATGTTTGTGTGGTTCGTATAACAGTGGATTGAGTTTTGAAATGCATGTGTGCTTGTAGAATATTTGTATTCTACACCTCTTTGTGTGGGTCCACCGTAATGCAAGacggacatccaatccgtccatgagGTGCATCAGTTCAAGTTCACTGCTTATAATTTAAATCAGGATGATcgaattattattttaataagtACAGGATCATCTCCGATCTGACTTGTAACAAGGAAGTTATGATTGTTTCATGAGATCGCACAATGTTGAATACAATAGCAAATGTGATTAAATGTTATAATGATTTTAAAGCTATTTGAAAGTTTATTGAATAATCTTTTCAAAAGAATaatatcatccaaattcaactAATTATGAGGGAGTTATAATCATTTTCATGGGCCCGTGTAATGCTAAAATCAAGAACCAACGCGACCAAATAGCATCATGAACTTTGAACTTACTTCTAAATTGTCAAATAGTGTCTAGATAAGATATTTCTAAAAAACTATCTGAAAGATCTTTGAATTATATTTCTAAGATATATCAGATCACCTTGATCGTGGGATCACTTAAAATTGATTTGATCTTATATTTACCTTCGTGTTCCTAAAAGTGAAAGTGAACGCGAGTGCATACTCATGTTAACATTCTCcccggatgaaggtaaaacacagatatcaacttgatccaagctTATGTGTTccagagaagttttcaacgataagcaTTAGATCCCTattctttttgtggtgtggtccgcttcttttagctttggatctgcataaattttgggctcatgcccccaaaccagaatgatctgaaaaaacggatggacagcgtcgattaaacgcatacatcacggtgggctcatgGAATCGGGTCACCAGGCAATCGGGTCCTGTGCAAATGGGAAAGAAGGTATAGAATCCGGTGTGCGTTCACCATCGTTAAAAGCGATGGCTCATCCCCTTCCCCGTAGTGTCGTCATACATGGCCTCAATCCATACCATTCAAGATTATTGGCCCCACTGTGGATACAGTATAGGCTGAAAGTCAGATCGAACACATTTGTTAGGCTTCTTTGTAACCGTTCATTTGAAGCACGGCAAGTCGCGTTCGTCAATTGCTGTTTTGCTACGGCTATTCTCTAGACTGAGTCAAAATCATTAAAACGATGGAGGGGATCTGTCATCTGTCCAATTCATGGGACCCACGCTTGTATTTGGTCCAATACATGGCAATATATTTCAAGAGCAGAAAACGATACATCACTCAATCTCCACCCTATACATTTCTAATTGAACGATAATATGAATAATTCATCTGGAAGCCTGGACTGTCCACGGATTGGCCCAGTGGTTGCACCAACCGAAAGATGGCAACCGTCTGATCACTGTCATCTGGGCCAATGGTTCAGTGATCTTGCTATAATGgccctgacgcagggatgaaggTGATGAGGTAGATCACTGtcttcttcaaggataactacttcgaattcaTGGAACTTCCCTTTACTCCTCACAGAGATCAAGAggaaaaaagtaaagaaaatagaaaataaattttataaaatttagattgatttaaaaaaataaaaaaaataaaatctacaaCCCTATAAGTAAGTATACAAACCTTGAAAAAAGTTTTGGAATTAACCTACAAATAAAACTCAACAAAATCCGTAACTTAAAATTACTATTTAtggttgttctcctaatttttctaaatatatttttttaaaatgttgaaCACAACTTGTAAAGCCTAgcagatgaagagttacaatcaaaccaaatttattaaaaatactaaaaacagaaataaagatGAAATTTGACTGTCAATATGATGGAACCTCGCAAATTTGATGTAGGCAACCCGCCATAGCTGGGTTGatcggctaaagtagctcgttataccccaaaatcatgtatggtacgtctgagtaactcattccaatttacgagatatgcctgttttaaggttccgacAGTCACGTTAAATTCTGCCGCCTGTCGGGCTTTCTTTGGTctatcttagacatgaaagtgtctgcaacccgctctacatcaagtcCGTGCACCAAAAATATCCCATTGATtggatcatctttttttttttggttatggttagcttgttagtacacacactccacgttagccacccctgctagggatagATACCAAGAccccaagtgttgaaacaaggtatctccactcagtctgccagttgagccatGGATCCGGGTGTAATTGTCGTGTATCAAATGCACGGTTAAAACAAAAACTTTTTTTTCTTACAGCCTATGTTCATCCACAGTACGGCCCACGATTTGGAAGGTCTGGATTGACGCACGTTTGCCAAATGCCACATATGGTACTCACCATTTGACGCTGTGGTAAACAAACATTAGAATCC belongs to Magnolia sinica isolate HGM2019 chromosome 8, MsV1, whole genome shotgun sequence and includes:
- the LOC131252820 gene encoding L-type lectin-domain containing receptor kinase SIT2-like yields the protein MVVAMLSKLLLYFLLIKLTSSSSSVDGLDFIYNGFRCLNLIRNGVAEITSDGLLRLTNNSLHQIGRAFYSVPVRFKSKSNGDIFSFSTTFVFAIVPEDPKLGGHGIAFVISPSNDLPGALPSQYLGLFNLTNVNGNSSNHIVAVEFDTLISPEFEDIDNNHVGIDINGLRSTNSSPASYFTNKNGESKNISFISGKPIQAWIEYDSVEKQLNVTISPIDVLKPNQPLLSTSINLSSDILDEMYVGFSSSTGSVVTSHYILGWSFKINGPARPLNLSALPIPPQRPHHSEKKWMILEIGLPLFIVFVLMAISIGVYELRRKIKFAEILEDWELEYGPQRFSYKDLFMTTKGFSEKALLGVGGFGRVYRGVLPTSGIEVAVKKISHESRQGMKEFIAEIASIGRIRHKNLVRLLGYCRRKGELLLVYDFMPNGSLDKMIFDHSESVLQWKNRFQIIKGVASGLLYLHEDWVQVVLHRDIKASNVLLDHDLNGMLGDFGLARLYDHGTDPQTTHMVGTFGYIAPELARTGKATTSTDVFAFGVFMLEVACGRRPISLTATLVEEPILIDQVLERLKREAILEAADPKLGGDYVVEEMELVLKVGLLCSHPLAASRPTIRQVVQILEGDDSVPELSLDNFNSNEYAVDHDEGFDDLVILFPSFDAQSLLSGGR